In the genome of Chiloscyllium plagiosum isolate BGI_BamShark_2017 chromosome 22, ASM401019v2, whole genome shotgun sequence, one region contains:
- the eif4e1c gene encoding eukaryotic translation initiation factor 4E family member 1c isoform X1, which yields MGSRSMWSQSQVQRSRNQCMFKQEVPEVLEADSAAAPEVCPETVSQDQYLKHPLQNRWALWYFKNDKTKSWTENLRLIAKFDTVEDFWALYNHIQQPSKLLFGCDYCLFKDGIKPMWEDDKNKRGGRWLMTLNKQQRHNDLDRYWLETLLCLIGEAFDEFSDEVCGAVVNVRPKGDKIAIWTGNCQNRDAVVSIGQLYKERLGLSLKALIGYQSHDDTSSKSGSTTKNLFSV from the exons CAAGAAGTACCTGAGGTCCTGGAAGCTGATTCAGCAGCAGCACCAGAAGTGTGTCCTGAAACTGTAAGCCAGGATCAATACCTAAAACATCCTCTACAAAACAG ATGGGCTTTAtggtattttaaaaatgacaagacCAAAAGTTGGACAGAGAATTTGAGACTTATTGCTAAATTTGATACGGTTGAAGACTTTTGGGC GTTATATAATCACATACAGCAACCTAGTAAGCTTTTGTTTGGGTGTGATTACTGTTTGTTTAAG GATGGTATTAAACCGATGTGGGAAGATGATAAAAATAAAAGAGGAGGAAGGTGGCTAATGACACTTAACAAGCAACAGAGGCACAATGACTTGGACCGATACTGGCTGGAAACG CTTTTGTGTCTGATCGGGGAGGCCTTTGATGAGTTTAGTGATGAGGTGTGTGGAGCTGTTGTGAATGTCAGGCCAAAAGGTGACAAAATAGCAATCTGGACAGGGAACTGCCAAAACAGAGATGCAGTTGTTTCAATAGG GCAATTGTACAAAGAACGTTTAGGACTGTCTTTGAAAGCTCTTATTGGTTACCAGTCACATGATGACACATCTAGCAAAAGTGGATCCACAACAAAGAATCTGTTTTCAGTTTAG
- the eif4e1c gene encoding eukaryotic translation initiation factor 4E family member 1c isoform X2, with the protein MATAEPAAVVEPQEVPEVLEADSAAAPEVCPETVSQDQYLKHPLQNRWALWYFKNDKTKSWTENLRLIAKFDTVEDFWALYNHIQQPSKLLFGCDYCLFKDGIKPMWEDDKNKRGGRWLMTLNKQQRHNDLDRYWLETLLCLIGEAFDEFSDEVCGAVVNVRPKGDKIAIWTGNCQNRDAVVSIGQLYKERLGLSLKALIGYQSHDDTSSKSGSTTKNLFSV; encoded by the exons CAAGAAGTACCTGAGGTCCTGGAAGCTGATTCAGCAGCAGCACCAGAAGTGTGTCCTGAAACTGTAAGCCAGGATCAATACCTAAAACATCCTCTACAAAACAG ATGGGCTTTAtggtattttaaaaatgacaagacCAAAAGTTGGACAGAGAATTTGAGACTTATTGCTAAATTTGATACGGTTGAAGACTTTTGGGC GTTATATAATCACATACAGCAACCTAGTAAGCTTTTGTTTGGGTGTGATTACTGTTTGTTTAAG GATGGTATTAAACCGATGTGGGAAGATGATAAAAATAAAAGAGGAGGAAGGTGGCTAATGACACTTAACAAGCAACAGAGGCACAATGACTTGGACCGATACTGGCTGGAAACG CTTTTGTGTCTGATCGGGGAGGCCTTTGATGAGTTTAGTGATGAGGTGTGTGGAGCTGTTGTGAATGTCAGGCCAAAAGGTGACAAAATAGCAATCTGGACAGGGAACTGCCAAAACAGAGATGCAGTTGTTTCAATAGG GCAATTGTACAAAGAACGTTTAGGACTGTCTTTGAAAGCTCTTATTGGTTACCAGTCACATGATGACACATCTAGCAAAAGTGGATCCACAACAAAGAATCTGTTTTCAGTTTAG